GAAGTGGAGGCGGATGCTGATAAAATCGATCGAAGGGTAACCGATGAAGAAGTGGCAAAGCGTAGGGATATGCGTAAAATCTGCACCTTCACGATTGACCCGAAAGATGCAAAAGACTTTGATGATGCATTATCTATTCAAAGATTAGACAACGGGAATTGGGAAATCGGAGTACACATTGCCGACGTTTCTCATTACGTGGTTCCCGGAACAATGCTGGATGATGAAGCGTATGAAAGAGCTACTTCTGTATATTTGGTTGACCGTGTTGTCCCAATGTTGCCTGAAGTATTAAGTAATGATGTCTGTTCTCTTCGTCCGAATGAAGATAAATTCACATTCTCAGCAGTTTTTGAGATGAATGATAAAGCTGAAGTGGTGAATGAATGGTTTGGAAGAACTGCCATTCACTCAGACAGAAGATTCACTTACGAAGAAGCTCAGGAACGGATTGAGACTCAGGAAGGCGATTTAACGGAAGAAATTCTGACGCTCGACAGACTCGCAAAAATCATGCGTGAACAGAGAATTAGAAACGGTGCCATTACTTTTGACAGAAGTGAAGTTCGGTTTAATTTAAATGAAAAAAGCGAACCGATTGGCGTTTACTTTAAAGTCAGTAAAGATTCAAACCATTTGATTGAAGAATTCATGCTTTTAGCGAACAAAAAAGTTTCTGAATTTGTTTCGCTTAAAAAAGAAAGGCCTAACGGGAATACTTTTATTTACAGGGTTCACGACGATCCGGATCCAGCGAAATTGGTGGCTTTGAGAGATTTCGTTTCAACTTTCGGATATAAAATGGATTTGGCAAACAACAAAAAAGTTGCCGAATCTTTAAACAATTTGCTTCATGAAGTAAAAGGGAAAGGAGAAGAAAATATGATTGAGACTCTGGCCATGCGAAGTATGAGCAAAGCGGTCTACTCTACCGAACCGATTGGCCATTACGGTCTTGGGTTTGATTATTATTCGCACTTTACCTCTCCTATCCGTCGTTATCCGGATTTACTGGCGCACAGATTACTTCAGCATTATCTGGATGGCGGAAAATCTCCTGATAGAAATGAACTGGAAGAAAAAGCTAAGCATTGCAGTGCCAGAGAACGTTTGGCGGCAGATGCAGAAAGAGATTCTATCAAATTTATGCAGGTGAAATTCATGGAAAAACATCTGGGAGAAACTTTCACAGGGGTAATTTCCGGAGTGGCAGAATTCGGATTCTGGGTTGAAATCCCTGAAAACGGTGCAGAAGGCCTGATTAAACTGAGAGATTTGATGGATGATTCTTACACCTATGATAAAGCTACCCATGCCGTTTACGGTTCCAGGACCGGCAACCGGTACCAGCTGGGAGATCAGGTGAAGATAAAAGTGGTAAAAGCCAATTTAATCCAGAAGCAGCTGGACTTTAAGATTGTTGAATAATTGATTTTTAAAAATTTTGAAAAAAGCAGTCAATTTAATAGATAAAGATCACAATTTTGTGGTCTTTTTTTATAGCTGATTACAGTGGTTTTATATCTTATGGAAGTCATAAAAATTGATTTCGTTTAATGAACTAAAGAATGTTTTTTTTAAACAATAGCCATTTTAAACCCAGATAAAAATATAATCTTTAAATTTGGGTCTGAAACCCATAATCAATGTTTGAACTTATAGTATCTGCCATCGCATTAGGATTTATGCTGAGCCTGGTTTTTATAGGACCTATTTTTTTTCTCCTCATTGAAACCAGCTTTTCCCGCGGACCGAAGCATGCTTTGGCCCTGGATATAGGAGTAATTTCTGCTGATTTGCTGTGTATTCTGGCTGCCTATTATGCAAGTGCAGATATTGTAACTTTAATTGATAAGCATCCGGGCTTTTACAGGATTACGGCGATACTTATTTTTGCCTACGGCATTGTAATGATGTCTACCAAAACCAAGATGCATATGTCCGGTGAAGAGAAAATTATCAGCCAGAACTATTTTAAAACGTTCATCAACGGCTTTTTCTTTAATCTTTTAAATGTAGGGGTCATCCTTTTCTGGCTGGTAACGGTAATTTCCGTAAGGAATCAGTATCCTGATACCGGCAATTTCATCTTATACATCGGTATTGTGATCGGCACATACCTGTTCATAGACCTTATTAAAATATTTCTGGCCAAACAGTTTCATGACAGGCTGACCCAGACCCTGGCGAACAGAATCAGGAAGATTGTCGGCGGAATACTCATCGGCTTCAGTTTCTTTATCTTTTTACAGAGCTTTAAAAAATTCAATCAGTTTGATAAACGGCTCGAAGAGGCTGAAAAAACAGAAGTAAAATACAAAAAGCACAAATGAAAAAAATAACCTTCCCGGAATCTCTTAAAAAAGGAGATAAAATAGCAGTTATTTCTCCTGCAGGCGCGGTAGATGCATCTCAGCTGGAGAAAGGAATTGCCATGATTAAAAATCAAGGCTATGAACCTATTTTAGGAGCGCATCTGTACACCAAATTCTCTAACGGATACAATTATGCAGGAACTGAAAAGGAAAGAATAAAAGATCTTAACTGGGCTTTAAATGACAGTGAAATTTCTGCAGTCTGGGCCTCCAGAGGTGGTTACGGCTGTCAGCATCTGGTTGAGCATATAGAACTCAACGGTTTTAAAGACCGTCCCAAATGGTACATCGGATATTCCGATAATACGGTTGTCCAGAGTTATTTATTGAAAAAAGGATTTGCCTCTGTTCACGGACAGACTGTTAAAACTTCAGGTTTTGGAGTGACTGATGAAAGTTATGCTCTGATTTTCGATATTTTAGAAGGAAAAAAACCGGAATACAGTTTTGCATCGCATCACCTAAACAGCGCAGGCATCGTTGAAGGACAGCTTATCGGAGGAAATTTAGCTCTGATTTATGCGCTTCTGGGAACCAAATATTCATTTAAATTTAAAAATAGAGTTCTGTTCATTGAAGATATTGGCGAGAGCTTTTATGCGCTTGACCGGATGATCATGAGCCTGGAACTGGCCGGGGTTTTTCATAAAATTTCAGGCTTGATTGTCGGTGGAATGACCAATATGGGCGATGGGAAAGAGAATAACCAATATAACGAAAGTTTCGATGAATTTGCCTATCAGTTAATCTCAGAAAGGATTTCAAAATATGATTTTCCTGTAGTTTTCGGGTTTCCGAACGGCCATATCAAAGATAACCGGCCTTTGATGATCGGAAGCCCTATCAAGATAAAAATTGATGGTATGGTAAAGGTTGAATTTTAAAATGGAAAATGTTCTGATACAATACAGTTATTATCCTTCAATAACAGGAATAATTAGAGTTGTTGACATTTGCATTTATGAAAATTTTGATTTTAAATTTGAAATTTTCTATTATAAAAAACCAGATAAAACAATTTTTGACGAAGCATATTACAGGTCTTTAAGAAGGCATAAAAAATTAAATGATAAACTTCCTTCAGCAATTCAAAATAATATTAAAAGGCTTTTATGTTTTAAAAGATTTGAAATAAAAAGGACATATCCTGAACTGACAGATAAAGAAAAACAACAGTATGAACCCAGTGATATAGGAAATGAATTTTATACATTTTATATTTCTGGGAAAAAATATTCTGTAAATGTAAATCCTTGGTATTTTAACAAGGATCTGTTGAAAACAGAACAAGAGCTGTTTTTCTTAGAATTTCATAAAAGCATTTTAGATTGGATTGATGAAACCCACAATACTTTAATTAAATACGAAGATTAATCTTATTACTTAAACTCAAGCATGGCCACACACAACGATTTCGGCAAAAAAGCAGAAGATTTAGCAGTGGAATTTTTACAGAAGAACGGCTACAAAATCCTGGTCAGAAACTTCCGTTTTCAGAAAGCGGAAATTGATATCATTGCTGAAGCAGATAACCAGATCATTATTGTGGAAGTAAAAGCAAGGTCTACAGATGCCTTTATGCTGCCACAGGAAGCAGTGACTAAGACAAAAATCAGGTCCATTGTCTCCGCAGCCAACCATTATATGGAAGAGTTTAACATACATCAGGAAGTAAGGTTCGATGTGATCACCATTCTTCCCGATGAGAGAAAAAATTTAGTCATTGAACATATAGTTGATGCTTTTGAAGCATTCGACGCCAACTGAAATAATATAATACATCCGTTTAACAGTTTTACCCATGTGCGTTGCACTGATGAATTACCGGATGGTACATTAAAAAATTAAAATTTTATGAAGACGATACTAATTACCGGTGCTACTTCCGGGATAGGAAAATCTACTGCGCAGCTTCTGGCAAAGCAGAGAAACAGAGTTATTATCTGTGGGAGAAGGAAAGATGTACTAGAATCCTTGAAAACAGAGCTTTCATTAAATAACGAAATATTTAGTTTAGAATTTGATGTAAGAAACCTGGATGAGGTAGAAGCAGCCATCAGCTCACTTCCCCAGGAATGGAAGAATATTGATGTGCTGGTTAACAATGCAGGAAATGCCCACGGCCTTGACCCTTTATCTGCAGGTAAAACAGATGATTGGGATTCGATGATTGACGGTAATGTAAAAGGACTGCTGTATGTGTCTAAAATGGTTATTCCGGGAATGAAGGAAAGAAATTCCGGTCATGTTATAAACATCAGTTCCGTAGCGGCAAGGCAGACGTATGCAAACGGTGTGGTTTATTGTGCAACTAAAAAAGCAGTTGATGTGATATCTGAAGGGATGAGGCTTGAACTTACCGAATTCGGAATTAAGATAACCAATATCCAGCCCGGTGCCGTGGAAACGGACTTCTCAATGGTACGATTTAAAGGTGATACTAAAAAAGCGGCAACCGTCTATTCAGGCTATGAGCCTTTAAAAGCCGAAGATATTGCAGATTCAATAGCCTATTGTATCAACGCACCAAAGCATGTTTGCATTGCTGATATGACCATCTACCCTACCGCACAGGCAGAGCCGCGGACTATTTACAGGAAATAAAAATTTATCTGAATTTTTATTATATTTTTGTAATTCTATAATAATTTATGTTTAATAAAAATAAACCATTTAACGAATTACCAGATTTACCTCCAAAAAATAATTTGGAAACTCCGGCAATTTTCAAATCGGTTATAAAGGCAAATAAATTATTGGCAGAGTTGAAAGGTTTTTGTCAAACATTACCACATCCTGAATTATTATTGAACACAATTGTTTTACAAGAAAGTAAAGAGTCTAATGCAATAGAAAATATTGTCACTACACAAGATGAGCTATATAAAGCTACTTTAATGGGTAATGATATTAAGAATCAGTCTTCTAAAGAAGTTTTGCAGTATCGTGAAGCGATGTATTGGGGAAAAGAACAATTAAAAAAAAATAATCTGATTACTACCAACCTTCTTATAGGCGTAATGCAAAGATTAAGAAATTCAAGTGAAGGAATAAGAAAGAATACAGGTACTAAATTAGCGAATCCGGCTAATAATATAATTATATATACTCCGCCAGAAGGAGAACAAATTATAAGAGATAAACTTTCAAAGCTAGAATTATTTATTAATGATGAGAGTATGTCAGAATTGGATCCTCTAATCAAAATGGCTCTTATACATTACCAATTTGAAGCTATACATCCTTTTAGTGATGGTAACGGTAGAACCGGAAGAATATTAAATGTTCTTTATTTACTACAACAGGAACTTTTAGGTTTACCTGTTTTATATTTAAGTAGGTATATTATTGAAAACAAGTCAGATTATTATAGACTTTTAAAAGAAGTAACAGAAACTGGAAATTGGGAAAATTGGGTATCTTTTGTAATAAATGGAGTGGCCTCAACATCTGAAATGACTTTAGTGAAAATAAAAGATATTCTAGAGTTAAAAAGTAAAGCTTACTATTCGATTAGAAATGAATTTAAAAAAGGTTTTTCTAAAGAATTGGTTGATTTACTTTTTAGCTATCCTTACATTAAGATTAGTATTTTAGAGCAGTATAATATAGCAAAAAGACAGACAGCATCTGAATATTTAAAGAAAATAGCAGAATTAGGATGGTTGCATCCTATAAAAATAGGGAGAGACATCTATTATAGTAATTATAAATTAATAGATGTTTTATCTAGATAATATGTCGATTCAATAAACATGATGGATTGTATATGTCGAAATTTTAGGTAAAAATCGACATATAATTAATATCTTCTACTACATACATTTAAAAAATGAAAATCTTATATCTTGAAACTTCTTCAAAAAACTGTTCGGTGGCCATTTCTGATAATGAAAAGCTGCTGTGCCTTACCGAAGAAGTTTCTGAAAACTATAAACAGTCGGAAAGCCTTCATACTTTTGTAGAATGGGCGCTGGAAGGTGCCGGAATTTCAGTACAGGATATTGAAGCCGTTTCTCTGGGAAAAGGCCCCGGCTCTTACACGGGCTTAAGGATTGGTTCGTCATCAGCAAAAGGGTTCTGTTACGGACTGAAGGTTCCTTTAATTGCCGTAAATTCACTGGAAAGCATGATAGCGCCTTTTTTAGGGCAGAACTATGATTTGGTTATTCCTCTGGTCGATGCAAGAAGAATGGAGGTATATACTGCTGTTTATGACGGAAAAACGGGTAATGAAGTTTCCGGTACGGAGGCAAAAATTTTAGATGAAACTTCTTTTACGGAATTTAAGAATAAAAAAGTAATATTTGTGGGAGACGGAGCCTTGAAAGCAAGAGAAATCCTGCAGCTTCCTGATGCGGAATTTAATGCAGGCATCTACCCTTCTGCACAATATCTTATCAAAAAAACCATGGAAAAAATCAGGGATAAAGCGTTTGAAGATATTGCCTATTTCGAGCCTTTTTATTTAAAAGATTTTCATGGCGTAAAGAAAAAGAAATCACAGGATCCGAATTAACCTGAATTGAGCCGGTATAAAGAAAGCGAAGAATTAAATTCTTCGCTTTTTGTTTATTGTGGTTTTGCAGGAACCGAATTCATATCTGCCGGTGACATCTGCTGATTGTTATTCTGTTTTCTTCTTGGCCTGTTGCCGTTCATGCCGTTTCCGGACGGCTGCATGGGCTGAGGATTGCTCATCTGCACATTTCCCTGGTTCTGGGGAACTCCTGTAGCATTATTGAACTGCTGTCCAGGCTGCTGAACCGGAATATTATTGCTCATGGCTCCGGGATTCTTGGGTAAAGCATTGCCTTTATTGTCTGTTGCCTGAAACGAAAGGTCCGTTTTCAGGTAATTCAGCATTTCCTTAGCCTTCTCCCCTTCAGGGGTTTTGGAATAATTTAAAGCGATCTGTTCCAGCTGCAGGATCATCACTTCTTTCCCGCTCGATTTTCCTGAGTTGAACGCATTTAATAAATACAGTTTCGGAACCAGTGCATCTTTCGGATATTTCTGAATGGTCTGTTCAATAATGTCTTTGCTCTCCCCGAATTTCTCGGATTCGTAGAGTGCAAACGCCTGTTTATACTGGCTTTCCACATCTGTTGAAGATTTTACAAATGTACTGCTCTTCGGGTTTCTTGCAAATTCTGCGTAAGATGTATAAGGATAGTCTTTCAGTAAGATCTGTTTGGCTCTGTCGGCGATCTGAGGATTTTTAAGGTAATTCATGGCAAAAATCTCATAAAGTGCCTGTAGCATTACTTTTTCTTCAGGCTTTACGTCCACCAGGTCATACAGGGTTTTTGTAGCTAAAGGCGTATTGGTAAAATAATTCTGATACATCACCCCTAATCCTAATGAAGCGGTGTCTCTGTCTTTTTTCAACTGATCCAGCTTGGCCATATCCGTCGGGATCTGTTCGATATAAAAAGCAGGTTCGAAACGTCTGGGATTCGGTGCCGTTGTAGTTCCCAAAGCATCGCTCTTCATATCCTCGATCGTTGCCATTTTCTTTGAGGAACGCCAGTTATCAACCAAAGCCCTTTCTCCCCAGGTCTGTTTAAAGGTCTGGGACCCTTTCAGAACCGTTCCTGTATTGGAAAAATAAAACCCTCTGTTGGTAACTCCGAAATCTTCAAAAGCATTTGAACTGTTGGCAAAAATTGAAGCTGCATTATAATCTCCTCCGTCAAATCCTTTGCTGCGCTCAGCACGTCTTCTTTCCAGTTCCTCATTCTCTTCCCGTACTTTTATTTTAGCAATATATTTTGAGAAAAAATCGGTTTTCTGTTCCGGCGACATTTTGGCCAGGTTCAGAATACTGTCATTCTTCTTGATCATATAATAATTTTTAGAAATCTTTTTGATGTAAACGGACTGGTCTGCCAGAAGAACCTTTGAAGGTTCATAAGTCATCACCGCTAAAGCCGAATCATAATAGGCCCCTGCCCCGATGTAGTCATTTTTATCTAAATATCCTTTCCCGATTTCATAATATGCCAGTCCCCGGATCTGCCCGTCTGAAACCTTTTCTGCCAGGGATTTCCTGAAGTATTCCTGGGCTTCATCCTTTTTACCGGCTTTGTTGGCCATAAGTCCCAATGCATAATAAAATTCATTCTTTCTGGAACCGTAGGTACCCTTTGTGCTGATGTCTTCCAGGTATTTCCTGGCTCCGCTGTAATCTCCGTTCCCATTGAAGGTTTTGGCAATTTCAATCTGGGATTTTACCTCAAATTCAAAATCATTGGCATACTTATAGGCGGCTATAAAGCTTTCCCTGGCTTTCTCATTTTGGTTGAGGTTTTCTAAAACCTGCCCTCTCAGGTAAGCAATCCGGCTTTTCAGCTTTCTGTTGCTGTTAAGTTCAAAAGCATTATCCAGCTCCTTCACGGCCTCTTCTTTCTTTCCTGCATCCAGAAGCGATTCAGAATAGTAGATACTTAGCAGCTTTTCATATTGTTTGCTGATTTTTTCGCTTTTTAACTTCGCAAAAACTTCATGTGCCTTATGGTAATTTTTAATCTGGTCATAGGCCAGACCCTGATAAATTCTGGCCAGAGGGATTCGTTTGTCATCCTTCATATGGGTGAAAACATAGTTCAGGGCATCCAGTGCCTCCAAAGACTTTCCTCTGTAAATCCTGGCCTGTGCAAGGATCATGTACGCATCAAAAATCTGTTTATTCTGCTCTTCACCATGTTTGATCACAGAATATTTGTTAATCGCCTTTAATGCTTTTGCTTCAGCAATTTCCAGGGTGGTGGCTCCTTTCTGGTCCATTTGGTTCGGGTCTCCTCCTGTTCCTGCACCCGGTCCGCCGGACATGGCAGGATTTCCGGGCATTCCTGACGGCATCCCGGGCATCCCGCCTCTGCCGTTGCTGCTTTGCTGCGGCCTGTTGACTTCCGCCATTTTCATGGAGTTTTCTGCAAAAGCAGAAGACTGTCCCAGGTCACTTCCCAAAGGCTGGTCTTCATAAGTAAGAACAGGGATAAACGGCGCATAGAAATTGTCCTTATGTGCTTTGTCCCTGGTTTCAAACTCATTATTCAATGCATCCTTGGCATTAAACAAGGTGTTGTAGTATGTGGTAAACCCTTTCATGAACTTCGATCGCTGTTCCGGCTTCTTGACTCTGGTAGAACACGAAGCAACAATACAAAGTATCAA
The sequence above is a segment of the Chryseobacterium sp. JJR-5R genome. Coding sequences within it:
- a CDS encoding YraN family protein, yielding MATHNDFGKKAEDLAVEFLQKNGYKILVRNFRFQKAEIDIIAEADNQIIIVEVKARSTDAFMLPQEAVTKTKIRSIVSAANHYMEEFNIHQEVRFDVITILPDERKNLVIEHIVDAFEAFDAN
- a CDS encoding SDR family NAD(P)-dependent oxidoreductase, translating into MKTILITGATSGIGKSTAQLLAKQRNRVIICGRRKDVLESLKTELSLNNEIFSLEFDVRNLDEVEAAISSLPQEWKNIDVLVNNAGNAHGLDPLSAGKTDDWDSMIDGNVKGLLYVSKMVIPGMKERNSGHVINISSVAARQTYANGVVYCATKKAVDVISEGMRLELTEFGIKITNIQPGAVETDFSMVRFKGDTKKAATVYSGYEPLKAEDIADSIAYCINAPKHVCIADMTIYPTAQAEPRTIYRK
- the rnr gene encoding ribonuclease R, producing MPKKNKYISQKNDHKLQEIGRLILRFMNQNQTKIYNYKQISDGIDHKNPRQREMVIQSLHKLLSNQRIKETEKRKFSINLNIEGTLTGIIDFNQSGNAYVTVENLKDDVFIHAKNVKDALQGDKVLIVTYNFKGKKMEGSVLEVLERSRTEFVGTLQLVPHKEFGFVVCDKKTINTDIFIPKGKINGAENGDKVVVKMLEWKAGDKNPDGEIIKVLGAPGEHETEIHSILAEYGLPYSFPEEVEADADKIDRRVTDEEVAKRRDMRKICTFTIDPKDAKDFDDALSIQRLDNGNWEIGVHIADVSHYVVPGTMLDDEAYERATSVYLVDRVVPMLPEVLSNDVCSLRPNEDKFTFSAVFEMNDKAEVVNEWFGRTAIHSDRRFTYEEAQERIETQEGDLTEEILTLDRLAKIMREQRIRNGAITFDRSEVRFNLNEKSEPIGVYFKVSKDSNHLIEEFMLLANKKVSEFVSLKKERPNGNTFIYRVHDDPDPAKLVALRDFVSTFGYKMDLANNKKVAESLNNLLHEVKGKGEENMIETLAMRSMSKAVYSTEPIGHYGLGFDYYSHFTSPIRRYPDLLAHRLLQHYLDGGKSPDRNELEEKAKHCSARERLAADAERDSIKFMQVKFMEKHLGETFTGVISGVAEFGFWVEIPENGAEGLIKLRDLMDDSYTYDKATHAVYGSRTGNRYQLGDQVKIKVVKANLIQKQLDFKIVE
- the tsaB gene encoding tRNA (adenosine(37)-N6)-threonylcarbamoyltransferase complex dimerization subunit type 1 TsaB; this translates as MKILYLETSSKNCSVAISDNEKLLCLTEEVSENYKQSESLHTFVEWALEGAGISVQDIEAVSLGKGPGSYTGLRIGSSSAKGFCYGLKVPLIAVNSLESMIAPFLGQNYDLVIPLVDARRMEVYTAVYDGKTGNEVSGTEAKILDETSFTEFKNKKVIFVGDGALKAREILQLPDAEFNAGIYPSAQYLIKKTMEKIRDKAFEDIAYFEPFYLKDFHGVKKKKSQDPN
- a CDS encoding LysE family translocator, yielding MFELIVSAIALGFMLSLVFIGPIFFLLIETSFSRGPKHALALDIGVISADLLCILAAYYASADIVTLIDKHPGFYRITAILIFAYGIVMMSTKTKMHMSGEEKIISQNYFKTFINGFFFNLLNVGVILFWLVTVISVRNQYPDTGNFILYIGIVIGTYLFIDLIKIFLAKQFHDRLTQTLANRIRKIVGGILIGFSFFIFLQSFKKFNQFDKRLEEAEKTEVKYKKHK
- a CDS encoding Fic family protein, whose translation is MFNKNKPFNELPDLPPKNNLETPAIFKSVIKANKLLAELKGFCQTLPHPELLLNTIVLQESKESNAIENIVTTQDELYKATLMGNDIKNQSSKEVLQYREAMYWGKEQLKKNNLITTNLLIGVMQRLRNSSEGIRKNTGTKLANPANNIIIYTPPEGEQIIRDKLSKLELFINDESMSELDPLIKMALIHYQFEAIHPFSDGNGRTGRILNVLYLLQQELLGLPVLYLSRYIIENKSDYYRLLKEVTETGNWENWVSFVINGVASTSEMTLVKIKDILELKSKAYYSIRNEFKKGFSKELVDLLFSYPYIKISILEQYNIAKRQTASEYLKKIAELGWLHPIKIGRDIYYSNYKLIDVLSR
- a CDS encoding tetratricopeptide repeat protein, whose translation is MKKNILFLLILCIVASCSTRVKKPEQRSKFMKGFTTYYNTLFNAKDALNNEFETRDKAHKDNFYAPFIPVLTYEDQPLGSDLGQSSAFAENSMKMAEVNRPQQSSNGRGGMPGMPSGMPGNPAMSGGPGAGTGGDPNQMDQKGATTLEIAEAKALKAINKYSVIKHGEEQNKQIFDAYMILAQARIYRGKSLEALDALNYVFTHMKDDKRIPLARIYQGLAYDQIKNYHKAHEVFAKLKSEKISKQYEKLLSIYYSESLLDAGKKEEAVKELDNAFELNSNRKLKSRIAYLRGQVLENLNQNEKARESFIAAYKYANDFEFEVKSQIEIAKTFNGNGDYSGARKYLEDISTKGTYGSRKNEFYYALGLMANKAGKKDEAQEYFRKSLAEKVSDGQIRGLAYYEIGKGYLDKNDYIGAGAYYDSALAVMTYEPSKVLLADQSVYIKKISKNYYMIKKNDSILNLAKMSPEQKTDFFSKYIAKIKVREENEELERRRAERSKGFDGGDYNAASIFANSSNAFEDFGVTNRGFYFSNTGTVLKGSQTFKQTWGERALVDNWRSSKKMATIEDMKSDALGTTTAPNPRRFEPAFYIEQIPTDMAKLDQLKKDRDTASLGLGVMYQNYFTNTPLATKTLYDLVDVKPEEKVMLQALYEIFAMNYLKNPQIADRAKQILLKDYPYTSYAEFARNPKSSTFVKSSTDVESQYKQAFALYESEKFGESKDIIEQTIQKYPKDALVPKLYLLNAFNSGKSSGKEVMILQLEQIALNYSKTPEGEKAKEMLNYLKTDLSFQATDNKGNALPKNPGAMSNNIPVQQPGQQFNNATGVPQNQGNVQMSNPQPMQPSGNGMNGNRPRRKQNNNQQMSPADMNSVPAKPQ
- a CDS encoding LD-carboxypeptidase, with translation MKKITFPESLKKGDKIAVISPAGAVDASQLEKGIAMIKNQGYEPILGAHLYTKFSNGYNYAGTEKERIKDLNWALNDSEISAVWASRGGYGCQHLVEHIELNGFKDRPKWYIGYSDNTVVQSYLLKKGFASVHGQTVKTSGFGVTDESYALIFDILEGKKPEYSFASHHLNSAGIVEGQLIGGNLALIYALLGTKYSFKFKNRVLFIEDIGESFYALDRMIMSLELAGVFHKISGLIVGGMTNMGDGKENNQYNESFDEFAYQLISERISKYDFPVVFGFPNGHIKDNRPLMIGSPIKIKIDGMVKVEF